From Lawsonia intracellularis PHE/MN1-00, the proteins below share one genomic window:
- a CDS encoding cytochrome c3 family protein, producing the protein MSKESLWKSPWFKYLLGGFILGIIVIVGINWGMKVTDSRPFCASCHIMEQAAVTNKLSIHANLSCNDCHAPHELWRKIPFKAKEGIRDFYMNTIGNAQLPIIPGTETKEVVNENCKACHAISNMTVSSTEAKPYCVDCHRDMKHMHMQPISKRIVADD; encoded by the coding sequence ATGTCTAAAGAGTCTCTATGGAAAAGTCCATGGTTTAAGTATCTTTTAGGCGGCTTTATATTGGGGATAATTGTTATTGTGGGGATTAACTGGGGTATGAAGGTAACAGACTCAAGGCCATTTTGTGCAAGTTGTCACATAATGGAGCAGGCAGCAGTAACAAATAAGTTATCCATACATGCTAACTTATCTTGTAATGATTGCCATGCACCACATGAGTTATGGAGAAAAATTCCATTTAAAGCAAAGGAGGGAATCCGAGATTTTTATATGAATACAATTGGGAATGCACAGTTACCGATTATTCCAGGAACAGAAACAAAAGAAGTAGTTAATGAAAACTGTAAGGCATGTCATGCTATATCAAATATGACTGTCTCAAGTACAGAGGCAAAACCCTATTGCGTGGATTGTCACCGTGATATGAAACACATGCATATGCAGCCAATCAGTAAAAGGATAGTAGCCGATGATTAA
- a CDS encoding ammonia-forming cytochrome c nitrite reductase subunit c552 — protein MINQIILKSVYGLLLCLVVVLSGCGDVDTELKTPEYNTGLPADHLGNLAFKKIFPLHYASYELNNESSIMTVYKGSVPYMKNDNKDPLPEGYKYAQPYLKNLWLGYPFMYDYRESRGHTHAIGDVLDSDRPNRYAFKSGLPATCWNCKTPQMLKWTKDDGNAFWSKDMNEFRERLHPEDDTVGCVNCHNPQTMELQLYSEPLKDYLVSVGKDPDKLSRQEMRSLVCAQCHVEYYFEKTGVPAKPVFPWAKGFNPEDMYQYYKEHGDSTIPGFEGQFYDWIHPVSKTPMIKIQHPEYETWIDGPHGSAGVTCADCHMPYIRGENGQKMSSHYWTSPLKDPEMRACRQCHADKSPEFLKESVVSVQKATFDQLLIAQELSVKAHEAVRLADEYTGPRANNYDQLMIQARDMIRKGQLFWDYVSAENGVGFHNPVKALNTLASSIQYSQEAINLAMEATKYAIGPNLQGDIKEIVPPILVMSRKLQQDPEYLKTNPWFKYLKVLPKAEIEWDGTKYLGDK, from the coding sequence ATGATTAATCAAATTATATTAAAGAGTGTATATGGGCTGTTACTTTGTTTAGTGGTTGTTCTTTCTGGGTGTGGTGATGTAGATACAGAGTTAAAAACACCAGAATATAACACAGGATTACCTGCAGATCATTTAGGTAATCTTGCTTTTAAAAAAATATTTCCTTTACATTATGCATCATATGAATTGAATAATGAAAGTAGTATTATGACAGTATATAAGGGCTCCGTTCCTTATATGAAGAATGATAATAAAGATCCTTTACCAGAAGGATACAAGTATGCACAACCTTATTTGAAAAATCTTTGGCTAGGTTATCCTTTTATGTATGATTATCGTGAATCTCGGGGCCATACTCATGCTATAGGAGATGTCCTAGACTCAGATCGTCCTAATCGTTATGCATTTAAAAGTGGTCTTCCTGCTACTTGCTGGAACTGTAAGACTCCACAGATGCTTAAGTGGACCAAAGATGATGGTAATGCATTTTGGTCAAAAGATATGAATGAGTTCCGTGAACGACTTCATCCAGAAGATGATACTGTAGGATGTGTCAATTGTCATAATCCACAGACAATGGAACTACAGCTTTATAGTGAACCTCTTAAAGATTATTTAGTATCTGTAGGAAAAGATCCTGATAAACTTTCAAGGCAAGAAATGCGTTCGTTAGTTTGTGCACAGTGCCATGTAGAATACTACTTTGAAAAGACAGGTGTGCCTGCTAAACCAGTCTTCCCATGGGCAAAAGGATTTAATCCTGAAGATATGTATCAATATTATAAAGAACATGGTGATTCTACTATTCCTGGATTTGAAGGCCAATTTTATGATTGGATACATCCAGTTTCAAAAACACCTATGATTAAGATTCAACATCCTGAATATGAGACATGGATTGATGGTCCTCATGGTTCAGCTGGTGTGACATGTGCTGATTGTCATATGCCTTATATACGAGGAGAGAATGGTCAAAAGATGTCTAGTCACTATTGGACATCTCCTCTTAAAGACCCAGAGATGAGGGCATGTCGTCAGTGTCATGCTGATAAAAGTCCAGAGTTCTTAAAAGAGAGTGTTGTTTCTGTCCAAAAAGCAACATTTGATCAATTGTTGATAGCTCAGGAGCTTTCTGTAAAAGCCCATGAAGCAGTACGGTTAGCTGATGAATATACAGGTCCAAGAGCTAATAATTATGATCAACTCATGATCCAAGCAAGAGATATGATCCGTAAAGGACAACTATTCTGGGATTATGTATCTGCTGAAAATGGAGTTGGATTCCATAACCCTGTAAAAGCATTGAATACCTTGGCATCTTCAATACAATATAGTCAAGAAGCTATTAACCTGGCTATGGAGGCAACAAAATATGCCATTGGGCCAAACCTTCAAGGAGATATTAAAGAAATAGTTCCACCTATTTTGGTTATGTCTCGTAAATTACAACAAGATCCAGAGTATCTTAAAACAAACCCTTGGTTTAAGTATCTAAAAGTACTACCAAAAGCTGAAATTGAATGGGATGGTACAAAATACTTAGGTGATAAATAA
- a CDS encoding aspartate kinase: protein MQILVQKFGGTSVATLECLKQVQQKVTNALNNGFKVVVVLSAKAGKTNTLLELAHSCAENPDPLELDSLLSTGEHASITLFSLLLNKQGIKTRSLLGWQIPILTNNDFGQARIISINGDMLYKQLKNYDALIIAGFQGVTQEGQITTLGRGGSDTSAVAIAASLGSCKCEIYTDVEGVYTTDPNLCTKARKLAYVSYDEMLEMASMGAKVLQIRSVEFAKKYNVPIKVLSTFSNASGTMVTQENSIMEAVLVSSIAYDNDQARVTLCDIPHHIGTAASIFGPLAEQHILVDMIIQASSRNNLTDITFTVSRKDLTRACNLMEELIKSIGGKSVECATNVAKVSLIGVGMRNHAGVAAKAFNALKDENIDILLISTSEIKISCLIEEKYTELAVRTLHDVFELQNDVASLS, encoded by the coding sequence ATGCAAATTCTTGTACAAAAATTTGGAGGAACTTCTGTTGCTACATTAGAATGTCTAAAACAAGTGCAACAGAAAGTGACTAATGCTCTTAATAACGGATTTAAAGTTGTTGTTGTCCTTTCAGCTAAGGCAGGAAAAACAAATACATTATTAGAGCTTGCACACTCATGTGCAGAAAACCCTGACCCTTTAGAACTTGATAGTCTTCTTTCTACTGGGGAACATGCATCTATTACACTTTTTAGTCTATTACTTAACAAGCAAGGTATAAAAACACGTTCCTTACTTGGTTGGCAAATTCCTATCTTAACAAATAATGACTTTGGACAAGCAAGGATTATTTCCATTAATGGAGACATGCTTTATAAGCAGCTTAAAAATTATGATGCTCTTATTATAGCAGGATTTCAAGGAGTTACACAAGAAGGACAAATCACTACCCTTGGACGTGGAGGTTCAGATACCTCTGCTGTAGCTATTGCGGCTTCTTTAGGCTCATGCAAATGTGAAATTTATACAGACGTGGAAGGTGTTTATACAACCGATCCAAACTTATGTACAAAAGCTAGAAAGCTTGCATATGTTAGTTATGACGAAATGCTTGAAATGGCCTCTATGGGTGCTAAAGTATTACAGATTCGATCTGTAGAGTTTGCAAAAAAATACAATGTCCCTATAAAAGTACTTTCTACATTTAGTAACGCATCAGGAACAATGGTTACTCAGGAGAATTCAATTATGGAAGCTGTTCTTGTTTCTAGTATTGCATATGATAATGATCAAGCACGTGTTACTCTCTGTGATATTCCACATCACATTGGAACAGCAGCGTCAATATTTGGGCCTCTAGCTGAACAACACATCCTTGTAGATATGATTATTCAAGCTTCAAGTAGAAATAATCTGACAGACATAACTTTTACTGTATCTCGTAAAGATCTAACTAGAGCATGTAATCTAATGGAAGAGCTAATTAAGTCTATTGGAGGGAAAAGCGTTGAATGTGCTACTAATGTTGCAAAAGTTTCTCTCATTGGTGTTGGTATGCGAAACCATGCTGGGGTTGCTGCAAAAGCTTTTAATGCATTAAAAGATGAAAATATTGATATTTTATTAATTAGTACATCAGAAATAAAAATTTCTTGTTTAATAGAAGAAAAGTATACAGAGCTTGCTGTTCGGACACTCCATGATGTATTTGAATTACAAAATGATGTTGCTAGTCTTTCATAG